The Rattus rattus isolate New Zealand chromosome X, Rrattus_CSIRO_v1, whole genome shotgun sequence genome has a window encoding:
- the Nexmif gene encoding LOW QUALITY PROTEIN: neurite extension and migration factor (The sequence of the model RefSeq protein was modified relative to this genomic sequence to represent the inferred CDS: inserted 3 bases in 2 codons), translating to MDNQQDKVIAASADGENNLINEVKENDSEEQDVAMKSFAALEASTPIQPIPVAQKESPMFPRGLLPLPSKKPCMQSPPSPLGLIEAPDHSATSASVNAISLTSGVAKGLNSWSLPNECEKAPFAIMEPAGISALNGDCLMQPSRTCLGCFMESKEAVDPEPGISLKVGDLNRDYETCAVSDIGIQCINAGENLKYGEQLLSDQLLGFPLHKSRAGDRRESEKPDIDLEDPTQKSYYEALLLDKCNTEEALLANSNQDWGYFETFISESKIELLDLCSKNELSVNLFSEEDVENYMFDDDESTLGSDVCSLKIRYESFQDNVRDKTTLLMQEDAQFNFFPSVFTTCPKRESKSGVLKQSSDLSQFKVPDVSIIWGDEDKNLDKKKGKEEVHEDKSIEKKDEKDNGEKPALNNKPCSGLEVEQFKNLKPDHLTNSLETSGNFSDDSSFIEVSYDAMGEIKDCSRYMARDTNSGSSSSQQNYGLRAKRKVRYSEDYLYDVDSLEGEKVNERKEWPPGGSKEEDDDEWCPKKRRKVTRKEPPVIIKYIIINRFKGEKNMLVKLGKVDASETTVNLSESQLSKYAKLSPLKGFWQKKKKQKNGNTDSVKTPFCQKQSFEPGSFEVSFLPPARKRKSKLGNRHRIQRIQSMEASASSKQVSFGSDQKQASNRKEEGGLKGTPKSALLAAPSSANGSHLRGLIGPDSAKVKAQDTEFKGPERKVLNKIKFKSEARLKSKKIKTGQENKPVVQMSPVSEDPSSKANLKNEVTPGTSNSSHMSEFHETKVVKNSTFLPTTCSSEMPLSSANVATNIPVIPGGYLQTLLDASDLSNNTSISYFTNHSAEQNEASLTQTEKAFAPLQSAQDCVLSSSSDSQLQQSSQNFKMEASNYGSLWPDKDTSGSQEFMTEVSGEIATSQSSEFEAAQVVSMENNLTAVTYSPVCLNSGGSGCNKVLYASVQDSHLDDSYQLCHFNNGEICFPFQQGPVSADDDGQLFSFDSMTPLSVSSSNYCPLSLKSCEKDGDDDINDDFLAHCSPKLVIQQSIDEIAPLKESTDLLDISNFTPDKFRHSSLSEMSPPDTPSLSPQSTRCESIKTLGTMKGFQEGVPGSLSSMEKIKWDCSTLSQQVQADDGFTLNNHQFQFHMFNDEDSVGLLQKSPCLSTFDEAAGQISANNKVSKSRKKTSPGKSGAVSQSSSQKNTRKKSPQKPATKVEKPLSKTSRRXSKSAKKGKYVAAVNGEKMQIGIGHSGGQPNSTSSNGKTLTECIQHGGPVAPMKIPSQKGLSGDWALGKESRPGWNDMSVVTNTNNLLDDDQREFQEPSYILSNIASGMADVQRXMIFSMEPLWEPMEHQGESNTFYSPDSNSLKLKTLKILAGTPQESKKKINNGSSGATKNHRSIKAVSKSSGKAAVGDPGHADVSGSSEDSRSAFFDKKYSNMNTLGNNGPTHKKLYRHKSSSKTLRDEKYKGNRVEREQIHKDEAGTTCFQKLRGSSYNLLKAETAFGVLPVFEEETHIFQKDI from the exons ATGGATAACCAACAAGATAAAGTTATTGCTGCCTCAGCCGATGGAGAAAACAATCTGATTAATGAGGTCAAAGAAAATG ACTCAGAGGAACAGGACGTGGCAATGAAGTCATTCGCAGCTCTAGAAGCTTCTACTCCAATCCAGCCTATACCAGTGGCACAAAAAGAGTCCCCAATGTTTCCGAGGGGTCTTCTTCCTCTGCCGTCTAAGAAGCCGTGTATGCAGAGCCCTCCATCTCCTTTGGGCCTGATTGAAGCACCTGATCATTCTGCTACTAGTGCTTCTGTGAATGCCATCTCCCTCACATCCGGAGTTGCGAAGGGCCTGAACTCATGGTCCCTGCCCAATGAGTGTGAGAAAGCTCCATTTGCCATAATGGAGCCTGCAGGCATATCAGCTCTGAACGGAGACTGCCTCATGCAGCCAAGCCGGACTTGCTTAGGTTGCTTCATGGAGTCAAAAGAAGCAGTGGATCCTGAACCCGGGATCAGTCTGAAAGTCGGTGATCTAAATAGAGATTACGAAACATGTGCAGTCTCTGACATAGGGATTCAGTGCATTAATGCTGGGGAAAACCTCAAATATGGAGAGCAGCTGCTTTCAGACCAGCTGTTAGGCTTCCCCCTGCATAAATCAAGGGCAGGAGATAGACGAGAATCTGAGAAACCTGACATCGACTTGGAAGATCCAACTCAGAAAAGTTACTATGAGGCATTACTACTAGATAAGTGCAATACGGAAGAAGCTTTGCTGGCAAATTCCAATCAGGATTGGGGTTACTTTGAGACTTTCATTAGTGAGAGTAAGATTGAGCTACTGGACCTCTGTTCCAAGAACGAGCTATCTGTTAACCTTTTCTCTGAAGAAGATGTGGAGAACTATATGTTCGATGACGACGAGTCAACCCTGGGCAGTGATGTCTGCTCCCTCAAAATTCGATATGAGTCCTTTCAGGACAATGTTCGAGACAAGACCACTCTTCTAATGCAGGAAGATGCCCAATTCAATTTTTTCCCCAGTGTCTTTACTACGTGTCCCAAGCGGGAATCTAAGAGTGGAGTCCTCAAGCAGAGCAGTGATCTTTCTCAATTCAAGGTCCCTGATGTGAGCATCATCTGGGGAGACGAAGATAAAAACttggacaagaagaaaggcaaagaggaagtacatgaagacaaaagtatagagaaaaaagatgaaaaggatAATGGAGAAAAACCTGCATTAAACAATAAACCATGTAGTGGGCTTGAGGTAGAGCAATTTAAGAACCTGAAGCCTGACCATCTTACTAATTCCCTGGAGACGTCAGGAAATTTCAGTGATGACAGTTCCTTCATTGAGGTCTCATATGATGCCATGGGAGAGATCAAAGACTGTAGCCGCTATATGGCTCGGGACACTAATTCTGGAAGCTCATCCTCCCAGCAGAACTATGGGCTGCGAGCCAAGAGAAAAGTCAGATACAGTGAAGATTATCTATACGATGTTGACTCACTAGAGGGGGAAAAAGTCAATGAGAGAAAGGAATGGCCTCCAGGTGGTTCcaaagaagaagatgatgatgaatgGTGCcccaagaagagaagaaaagtaacGCGTAAGGAGCcccctgttattattaaatacatcATCATCAATCGCTTTAAAGGTGAGAAGAACATGCTGGTGAAGCTAGGTAAGGTAGACGCCAGTGAGACAACAGTAAATCTGAGTGAGAGTCAGCTCAGTAAGTACGCCAAGTTATCACCTTTGAAGGGATTctggcaaaagaagaaaaagcagaaaaacgGCAACACAGACTCTGTGAAAACACCCTTCTGCCAAAAGCAAAGCTTTGAACCAGGTAGCTTTGAGGTGTCATTCCTGCCTCCTGCTCGGAAACGAAAATCGAAGCTTGGCAATAGACACAGGATCCAAAGGATCCAATCCATGGAAGCGTCAGCAAGTAGTAAGCAGGTTTCTTTCGGCAGCGATCAGAAACAAGCTAGTAATCGCAAAGAAGAAGGAGGTTTAAAAGGGACACCAAAATCAGCACTTCTTGCTGCCCCAAGCAGTGCCAATGGATCACATTTACGTGGCCTCATAGGCCCCGACTCAGCGAAAGTCAAAGCTCAAGATACAGAGTTCAAGGGGCCAGAGAGGAAAGTgcttaacaaaattaaatttaaaagtgaaGCTAGGTTGAaatccaaaaaaatcaaaactggacaagaaaacaaaccagtTGTTCAAATgagccctgtctcagaagaccCATCCTCCAaggctaatttaaaaaatgaagtcacTCCTGGAACCTCAAACAGTTCCCATATGTCTGAATTTCACGAGACAAAAGTTGTTAAGAATTCTACATTCTTGCCAACCACCTGCTCTTCTGAAATGCCTCTATCATCTGCTAATGTTGCCACTAATATACCTGTTATTCCTGGAGGGTATCTGCAAACACTGTTAGATGCCTCTGACCTGTCAAATAATACTAGTATCTCATACTTCACCAACCATTCTGCAGAACAAAATGAAGCCAGCCTCACTCAGACAGAAAAAGCATTTGCACCTCTCCAGTCTGCTCAGGACTGCGTGCTGTCCTCATCTTCTGATTCTCAGCTGCAACAGTCATCTCAAAACTTCAAAATGGAAGCAAGCAACTATGGAAGTTTGTGGCCTGACAAGGATACATCTGGCTCCCAAGAGTTCATGACTGAAGTCTCAGGGGAGATAGCCACAAGCCAATCTAGTGAATTTGAAGCTGCCCAAGTTGTCTCCATGGAGAATAACCTCACGGCTGTAACATATAGTCCTGTCTGCCTCAATAGTGGTGGCAGTGGTTGCAACAAGGTTCTGTATGCCTCTGTGCAGGACTCACATCTCGATGACTCCTATCAACTGTGTCACTTTAATAATGGAGAGATCTGCTTTCCTTTCCAGCAGGGCCCAGTCAGTGCAGATGATGATGGCCAGCTCTTTAGCTTTGATTCGATGACCCCCCTTTCTGTTAGTTCAAGCAATTATTGTCCCTTGAGCTTGAAATCCTGTGAAaaggatggtgatgatgatatcaATGATGACTTCCTGGCCCACTGCAGCCCCAAACTGGTGATCCAGCAGAGCATTGATGAGATAGCACCACTAAAGGAGTCCACCGACCTCCTCGACATCTCCAACTTCACTCCAGACAAGTTCCGCCACTCTTCCCTCTCAGAAATGTCTCCACCGGACACCCCCAGCCTTTCTCCTCAGAGTACCAGATGTGAGAGTATCAAAACACTAGGAACCATGAAAGGGTTCCAAGAAGGTGTCCCGGGATCGCTGAGCAGCATGGAAAAAATCAAGTGGGACTGTAGTACCCTTTCACAACAGGTCCAAGCAGATGATGGCTTTACATTAAATAACCATCAATTTCAGTTCCATATGTTCAATGATGAGGACTCTGTTGGCCTGCTCCAAAAAAGCCCTTGCCTGTCAACATTTGATGAGGCAGCTGGGCAGATTAGTGCCAACAACAAAGTgtcaaaatcaagaaagaaaacttcaccTGGCAAGAGTGGGGCTGTAAGCCAAAGTTCTTCTCAGAAAAATACCAGGAAAAAAAGTCCCCAAAAGCCAGCAACAAAGGTTGAAAAGCCACTCAGCAAAACCTCCCGCAG TTCTAAATCAGCAAAGAAAGGGAAATATGTGGCTGCTGTCAATGGAGAGAAAATGCAAATAGGGATTGGACATAGTGGGGGCCAACCCAATAGTACATCCTCCAATGGAAAGACACTGACTGAATGTATTCAACATGGTGGTCCTGTTGCCCCTATGAAGATACCAAGTCAGAAGGGACTTTCTGGAGATTGGGCTTTGGGAAAGGAAAGCAGGCCAGGCTGGAATGACATGAGTGTAGTCACTAATACCAACAACCTTCTGGATGATGACCAACGAGAATTTCAAGAGCCTTCCTATATCTTATCCAATATTGCCTCTGGTATGGCAGATGTGCAGA TTATGATATTCTCCATGGAGCCCCTTTGGGAACCCATGGAGCACCAAGGGGAGTCCAACACATTCTACTCCCCTGATTCCAATAGCCTAAAATTAAAAACCCTCAAAATACTGGCTGGGACACCACAAGAATCTAAAAAGAAGATTAATAATGGCTCTTCGGGAGCTACTAAGAATCACAGGTCAATCAAAGCTGTGAGCAAAAGCAGCGGGAAAGCAGCAGTTGGTGATCCTGGTCATGCAGACGTGTCTGGTTCCAGTGAGGACTCTCGATCTGCCTTCTTTGATAAAAAGTACAGTAACATGAACACTTTAGGCAATAATGGACCAACACACAAAAAATTATATCGTCACAAATCCAGCTCCAAGACCCTGCGAGATGAGAAATATAAGGGAAATCGCGTGGAACGAGAGCAGATCCACAAGGACGAGGCTGGGACAACTTGTTTTCAGAAACTGAG GGGTTCCAGCTACAATCTCCTAAAAGCAGAAACAGCATTTGGGGTTTTACCTGTGTTTGAAGAAGAGACTCACATTTTCCAGAAAGACATttga